One window of Magallana gigas chromosome 2, xbMagGiga1.1, whole genome shotgun sequence genomic DNA carries:
- the LOC105346009 gene encoding pleckstrin homology-like domain family B member 1 isoform X4: protein MDGLDGPYQNLDRRKIHPLLDQEEYELNDTDNAVKVHTDKPHLVSLGSGRLSTAVTILPLQEGRTEIGTSAAPSVPDIIIQGTGVEADHCFIDNIHDVITLYPLAKMCAVDGVLVSEPTRLPQGCMLCLGRSNYFRFNHPKEAKKIKEAMPNCRISCAPLAFLQELEENPEYLKMISDAGNTVQKRSSSGSDKSRKGSSSRSPHSSYSNQQDDEEFLNKVCKFEMISRGKSSPTARSPVNQSFSPDGSYRSYTQAMSDQNEMGKSEPLSPVEMKRGYVSSPLEGKQYVPKPNYTYAGEKLFTKETATTRVSADILKKAGNVQVTERVTSTGSSSSSSLTSVSSAGGATLSWHSDSNKSSPRTSFVTLSSQNSTEHKKTLITVVSPKVFTSKVNLETDAEKLAESIMNGDLLATAYDSAGSSNSSSKRNTFDGMDFDFNELTASQQDLSMKHREIVAERKKEQEMERQEKQRLEEILSMCAEYDQKVSVDTVKVKQQTSVKAEPKIPPAMQQFLDNNVPKMSGSPSPKKSSPVPTKSTPKTPKAGDSFVFDGTPVEKVEQYDQKKRLVSDSTKSESPLISYQDVTPSKTPSGNKIVSPIIKTDRDGQYSRSGKGQITSTPKSVNFKDERPLEIEDSPKSSRGGQRYFRERKDSDYDSADMILEPPKMVNGDVPALHGNDRHQNAQHSTQHSAEVSEKSESVNHNGKTSVTVKEDKFDGESMASPLHRPNHLPSFQDFSNEVNSLDRKEKSEFKSSMTKIKTNGSLTMISSPSNTHKEFSFQMRRASSNSSNSEEESASNSEDTGTIKRRPGQLQEFQVQRKGPGSSSEVKDKLSPDDPPTNFRPAMGSRSPKLTRKLMHVEDSNEKGNENITTYHIHREEVNVKVVDIDIDVENKSPIAVQKMSEKQNSGPVSWLESQRRKVENGLFNFKDAKLPQNGLSGKHSSPDSSSATSSTAVDQKTGIYENIPARSPKSFPGFKVEVKQGTKLQSFWDGDNKTLVNGLPGSRNSSGSGGGRKSDDVESLVSNSSDTEVKGSSRGHRRSGDPSSRRSSGHSKDSESFQQLDRLKKDKVELVSKITFLKQQIEEIEKLENEAIRELEMEKALLDGEKETEMEELQRDQERINILKERHREVVERAARERQKQRVRTTSRLRKELQQMEKQRELIQQLEQQQHETEQRLEACPKDDEEDMLEQHQQQMDSIEHQHKIFDDMEFKQLESEAKYEEEKEQIQRKLMKEQQELLEKYRSRENRLVEIDGHKKEMFSGVRKDMQSMEQKRQRLVEEFRKEKVELSNLVKKIQEISKMLALPVSDDNRDSFLADFQEGKLSSRDSYTTDPAPASQGEREGSVPLSATSSPTMSWISSSSEKGGHVIEQEKKRIEELKRRAADEGRAQWEERKLREANCKSFNSLESEDSSVASSCETPSEKETSLSSGEDQLEKMLELERLLAQAQSEKMRMIADQVKTREHEMMALQEERHKREQLERKLQEETQLREELVQQQIKMREKQSKQARPLTRYLPVRGKEFDLKNHIESAGHHLDDCPHLVVTSTNCRGWLQKMGNKFKTWHRRWFVFDRNKRSLIYYTDKNESKPRGGIYFQAIEEVYVDHLRTVKSPNPKLTFCVKTCDRTYYMVAPTPEAMRIWIDVIFTGAEGYQQFL from the exons aactGGAGGAAAACCCTGAGTATCTCAAAATGATATCAGATGCTGGAAATACTGTGCAAAAACGGTCGTCTTCTGGATCTGACAAAAGTCGCAAAGGATCGTCTTCAAGATCTCCACATAGCTCTTATAGTAATCAACAGGACGATGAAGAGTTTCTAAACAAAGTTTGTAAGTTTGAGATGATCTCGCGTGGCAAATCCTCACCTACAGCAAGATCTCCAGTGAACCAAAGTTTTTCACCCGATGGATCTTACCGTTCTTATACACAAGCAATGTCTGACCAAAACGAAATGGGAAAATCGGAACCTTTATCACCTGTGGAAATGAAAAGAGGCTATGTCTCGTCTCCGCTGGAAGGAAAACAGTATGTGCCAAAGCCAAATTATACTTATGCAGGAGAGAAACTTTTTACAAAAGAAACAGCTACAACTCGTGTATCTGCAGATATTCTCAAAAAAGCTGGAAATGTGCAAGTGACTGAACGAGTGACCAGCACTGGAAGCTCTAGCTCCAGTTCTCTGACCAGTGTTAGTAGTGCTGGGGGTGCCACTCTGAGCTGGCACTCCGACTCCAACAAATCCTCCCCCAGAACCAGCTTTGTGACTCTCTCTTCCCAGAATTCCACAGAACATAAGAAAACTCTCATTACAGTTGTGTCGCCAAAAGTGTTCACCTCCAAAGTCAACTTAGAGACTGATGCAGAGAAACTCGCTGAAAGTATCATGAATGGTGACCTTTTAGCAACAGCTTATGACAGTGCTGGAAGTAGTAACTCGTCCAGTAAAAGAAATACTTTTGATGGAATGGACTTTGATTTCAATGAACTGACTGCGAGCCAGCAAGATTTGTCTATGAAACATCGTGAAATAGTGGCTGAACGAAAGAAGGAACAAGAAATGGAAAGACAAGAAAAACAAAGGTTAGAAGAGATTCTTAGTATGTGTGCAGAGTATGATCAGAAGGTCTCTGTAGACACTGTGAAAGTGAAACAACAGACCTCAGTCAAGGCAGAGCCTAAAATCCCACCTGCAATGCAACAGTTCCTGGACAATAATGTTCCCAAAATGTCAGGATCACCAAGTCCTAAGAAATCTTCACCTGTCCCTACCAAATCTACCCCAAAGACTCCAAAAGCTGGTGATTCCTTTGTTTTTGATGGCACTCCAGTAGAAAAAGTGGAGCAGTATGATCAAAAGAAGAGACTAGTGTCTGATTCCACCAAAAGTGAGAGTCCACTTATTTCATACCAGGATGTCACTCCATCCAAAACACCATCAGGGAACAAGATAGTCAGCCCAATCATAAAAACAGACAGAGATGGGCAGTATTCCCGATCAGGGAAAGGACAAATCACTAGCACACCTAAATCTGTGAACTTTAAAGATGAGAGACCTCTTGAAATAGAAGACAGCCCTAAATCATCTAGAGGAGGTCAAAGATACTTCAGAGAGAGGAAAGATTCTGACTATGATAGTGCTGACATGATTTTAGAACCACCTAAAATGGTCAACGGAGATGTGCCTGCTCTTCATGGAAATGATAGGCACCAAAATGCACAACATTCTACACAGCATAGTGCAGAAGTGTCTGAGAAATCTGAAAGTGTGAATCATAATGGGAAAACAAGTGTCACAGTGAAAGAGGATAAGTTTGATGGAGAAAGTATGGCTTCTCCTCTACACAGACCAAATCATTTACCAAGTTTTCAGGATTTTAGTAATGAAGTCAATTCATTGGATAGGAAAGAAAAATCAGAATTCAAAAGTTCAATGACAAAAATCAAGACCAATGGATCATTAACAATGATTTCATCTCCCAGCAACACGCACAAGGAATTTAGCTTCCAAATGCGAAGAGCAAGTTCCAACTCATCCAATTCAGAAGAGGAATCGGCGAGTAATTCTGAGGACACAGGAACTATCAAACGCCGTCCAGGGCAGTTGCAAGAGTTCCAAGTGCAACGTAAAGGCCCGGGGTCATCAAGTGAGGTGAAAGACAAACTGAGTCCGGATGACCCACCCACAAACTTCCGTCCTGCGATGGGTAGCAGGAGCCCCAAACTTACCCGTAAACTAATGCATGTGGAGGACTCAAATGAGAAAGGAAATGAAAACATCACCACATATCATATTCATCGAGAAGAAGTAAATGTGAAAGTTGTGGATATTGATATTGACGTAGAGAATAAAAGTCCCATTGCTGTTCAAAAAAtgagtgaaaaacaaaattctggTCCAGTCAGCTGGCTTGAATCCCAAAGGAGAAAAGTGGAGAACGGACTTTTTAACTTTAAAGATGCAAAATTACCTCAGAATGGACTTTCAGGAAAGCATTCTAGCCCTGACTCCAGTAGTGCTACCAGTTCAACTGCAGTGGACCAGAAGACTGGAATTTACGAGAATATACCAGCAAGATCTCCAAAATCATTCCCTGGTTTCAAAGTGGAAGTGAAACAAGGAACAAAATTGCAGTCTTTCTGGGATGGAGATAATAAGACATTGGTGAATGGACTGCCTGGTTCCCGTAATTCCTCAGGTTCTGGTGGAGGAAGAAAGTCGGATGATGTGGAGAGTCTAGTGTCAAACAGCAGCGACACTGAGGTCAAAGGGTCATCAAGGGGTCATCGAAGGTCGGGGGATCCATCCAGTAGAAGGAGTTCAGGACATAgcaaa GATTCCGAGTCCTTTCAGCAGCTGGATAGACTGAAGAAGGACAAAGTGGAGCTCGTGTCCAAAATCACCTTCCTGAAGCAGCAGATAGAGGAAATAGAGAAACTGGAAAATGAAGCCATCCGAGAG CTTGAAATGGAAAAAGCTCTGTTGGATGGAGAAAAAGAGACAGAGATGGAAGAATTACAGCGTGACCAGGAGCGGATCAACATTCTAAAGGAGCGGCATAGGGAGGTGGTGGAAAGGGCAGCAAGGGAGAGGCAAAAG CAGCGAGTTAGAACAACCAGCAGATTACGTAAA GAGCTGCAGCAGATGGAGAAGCAGAGAGAGCTGATCCAACAGTTAGAGCAGCAGCAGCATGAGACGGAGCAGAGACTGGAGGCATGCCCCAAGGACGACGAGGAAGACATGTTAGAGCAGCATCAGCAGCAGATGGACAGCATAGAACATCAGCATAAGATATTTGATGACATGGAATTCAAACAACTGGAG TCTGAGGCCAAGTATGAAGAGGAGAAAGAGCAGATACAGAGAAAACTAATGAAAGAACAGCAAGAACTGTTAGAAAAATACAGGTCAAGGGAG AACCGTCTCGTGGAAATAGATGGCCATAAAAAGGAAATGTTTTCTGGAGTCCGGAAAGACATGCAGTCCATGGAACAGAAGAGGCAGAGATTGGTGGAGGAATTCAGGAAG GAAAAAGTAGAATTGTCAAACTTGGTGAAGAAAATCCAAGAGATTTCCAAAATGCTGGCTCTTCCTGTCAGTGATGATAATAGGGACTCGTTTTTAGCCGACTTCCAG GAAGGAAAACTCTCATCCAGGGACAGCTACACCACTGACCCCGCCCCCGCCAGTCAGGGGGAGAGGGAGGGGTCGGTCCCCCTCTCTGCCACGTCGAGTCCCACAATGTCCTGGATCTCTTCCTCCTCTGAGAAAG GAGGTCATGTGATAGAACAAGAGAAGAAGCGAATCGAAGAGTTGAAACGGAGGGCAGCAGATGAGGGAAGAGCTCAGTGGGAGGAGAGGAAACTCCGAGAGGCCAACTGTAAAAGCTTCAACTCGCTCGAGTCCGAAGACAGCAGTGTCGCCAGCAGTTGTGAAACACCCTCTGAGAAAGAAACAAG CCTCAGCAGTGGGGAGGACCAGCTGGAGAAGATGTTGGAGCTGGAGAGACTCCTTGCACAGGCCCAGTCAGAGAAAATGAGGATGATAGCAGACCAG GTGAAAACTCGGGAGCATGAGATGATGGCCCTGCAAGAGGAGAGACATAAACGAGAACAACTGGAGAGAAAACTGCAAGAGGAGACCCAGCTTAGAGAGGAACTAGTCCAACAGCAGATCAAAATGCGTGAAAAACAGTCAAAACAG GCTCGTCCTTTAACAAGATACCTGCCTGTTAGAGGTAAAGAATTTGACCTTAAAAATCACATAGAGTCTGCAGGTCATCACCTTGACGACTGTCCTCATCTGGTGGTCACATCCACGAACTGTAGAGGGTGGCTTCAAAAAATGGGCAACAAATTCAAAACATGGCACAGACGTTGGTTTGTGTTCGATAGAAACAAGCGATCTCTGATTTACTACACAGACAAGAATGAAAGCAAACCCAGAGGAGGCATTTATTTCCAGGCGATAGAGGAAGTGTATGTTGACCATTTACGGACAGTCAAAAGTCCCAATCCAAAGTTAACTTTCTGTGTGAAAACTTGTGATAGAACTTATTACATGGTGGCCCCCACCCCAGAGGCCATGAGGATCTGGATTGATGTGATATTCACTGGAGCAGAAGGGTACCAGCAGTTTTTATGA
- the LOC105346009 gene encoding pleckstrin homology-like domain family B member 1 isoform X2, whose protein sequence is MDGLDGPYQNLDRRKIHPLLDQEEYELNDTDNAVKVHTDKPHLVSLGSGRLSTAVTILPLQEGRTEIGTSAAPSVPDIIIQGTGVEADHCFIDNIHDVITLYPLAKMCAVDGVLVSEPTRLPQGCMLCLGRSNYFRFNHPKEAKKIKEAMPNCRISCAPLAFLQELEENPEYLKMISDAGNTVQKRSSSGSDKSRKGSSSRSPHSSYSNQQDDEEFLNKVCKFEMISRGKSSPTARSPVNQSFSPDGSYRSYTQAMSDQNEMGKSEPLSPVEMKRGYVSSPLEGKQYVPKPNYTYAGEKLFTKETATTRVSADILKKAGNVQVTERVTSTGSSSSSSLTSVSSAGGATLSWHSDSNKSSPRTSFVTLSSQNSTEHKKTLITVVSPKVFTSKVNLETDAEKLAESIMNGDLLATAYDSAGSSNSSSKRNTFDGMDFDFNELTASQQDLSMKHREIVAERKKEQEMERQEKQRLEEILSMCAEYDQKVSVDTVKVKQQTSVKAEPKIPPAMQQFLDNNVPKMSGSPSPKKSSPVPTKSTPKTPKAGDSFVFDGTPVEKVEQYDQKKRLVSDSTKSESPLISYQDVTPSKTPSGNKIVSPIIKTDRDGQYSRSGKGQITSTPKSVNFKDERPLEIEDSPKSSRGGQRYFRERKDSDYDSADMILEPPKMVNGDVPALHGNDRHQNAQHSTQHSAEVSEKSESVNHNGKTSVTVKEDKFDGESMASPLHRPNHLPSFQDFSNEVNSLDRKEKSEFKSSMTKIKTNGSLTMISSPSNTHKEFSFQMRRASSNSSNSEEESASNSEDTGTIKRRPGQLQEFQVQRKGPGSSSEVKDKLSPDDPPTNFRPAMGSRSPKLTRKLMHVEDSNEKGNENITTYHIHREEVNVKVVDIDIDVENKSPIAVQKMSEKQNSGPVSWLESQRRKVENGLFNFKDAKLPQNGLSGKHSSPDSSSATSSTAVDQKTGIYENIPARSPKSFPGFKVEVKQGTKLQSFWDGDNKTLVNGLPGSRNSSGSGGGRKSDDVESLVSNSSDTEVKGSSRGHRRSGDPSSRRSSGHSKDSESFQQLDRLKKDKVELVSKITFLKQQIEEIEKLENEAIRELEMEKALLDGEKETEMEELQRDQERINILKERHREVVERAARERQKARFWELQQMEKQRELIQQLEQQQHETEQRLEACPKDDEEDMLEQHQQQMDSIEHQHKIFDDMEFKQLESEAKYEEEKEQIQRKLMKEQQELLEKYRSRENRLVEIDGHKKEMFSGVRKDMQSMEQKRQRLVEEFRKEKVELSNLVKKIQEISKMLALPVSDDNRDSFLADFQEGKLSSRDSYTTDPAPASQGEREGSVPLSATSSPTMSWISSSSEKGERKKSATMLEIERNHSLFLELQGGHVIEQEKKRIEELKRRAADEGRAQWEERKLREANCKSFNSLESEDSSVASSCETPSEKETSLSSGEDQLEKMLELERLLAQAQSEKMRMIADQVKTREHEMMALQEERHKREQLERKLQEETQLREELVQQQIKMREKQSKQARPLTRYLPVRGKEFDLKNHIESAGHHLDDCPHLVVTSTNCRGWLQKMGNKFKTWHRRWFVFDRNKRSLIYYTDKNESKPRGGIYFQAIEEVYVDHLRTVKSPNPKLTFCVKTCDRTYYMVAPTPEAMRIWIDVIFTGAEGYQQFL, encoded by the exons aactGGAGGAAAACCCTGAGTATCTCAAAATGATATCAGATGCTGGAAATACTGTGCAAAAACGGTCGTCTTCTGGATCTGACAAAAGTCGCAAAGGATCGTCTTCAAGATCTCCACATAGCTCTTATAGTAATCAACAGGACGATGAAGAGTTTCTAAACAAAGTTTGTAAGTTTGAGATGATCTCGCGTGGCAAATCCTCACCTACAGCAAGATCTCCAGTGAACCAAAGTTTTTCACCCGATGGATCTTACCGTTCTTATACACAAGCAATGTCTGACCAAAACGAAATGGGAAAATCGGAACCTTTATCACCTGTGGAAATGAAAAGAGGCTATGTCTCGTCTCCGCTGGAAGGAAAACAGTATGTGCCAAAGCCAAATTATACTTATGCAGGAGAGAAACTTTTTACAAAAGAAACAGCTACAACTCGTGTATCTGCAGATATTCTCAAAAAAGCTGGAAATGTGCAAGTGACTGAACGAGTGACCAGCACTGGAAGCTCTAGCTCCAGTTCTCTGACCAGTGTTAGTAGTGCTGGGGGTGCCACTCTGAGCTGGCACTCCGACTCCAACAAATCCTCCCCCAGAACCAGCTTTGTGACTCTCTCTTCCCAGAATTCCACAGAACATAAGAAAACTCTCATTACAGTTGTGTCGCCAAAAGTGTTCACCTCCAAAGTCAACTTAGAGACTGATGCAGAGAAACTCGCTGAAAGTATCATGAATGGTGACCTTTTAGCAACAGCTTATGACAGTGCTGGAAGTAGTAACTCGTCCAGTAAAAGAAATACTTTTGATGGAATGGACTTTGATTTCAATGAACTGACTGCGAGCCAGCAAGATTTGTCTATGAAACATCGTGAAATAGTGGCTGAACGAAAGAAGGAACAAGAAATGGAAAGACAAGAAAAACAAAGGTTAGAAGAGATTCTTAGTATGTGTGCAGAGTATGATCAGAAGGTCTCTGTAGACACTGTGAAAGTGAAACAACAGACCTCAGTCAAGGCAGAGCCTAAAATCCCACCTGCAATGCAACAGTTCCTGGACAATAATGTTCCCAAAATGTCAGGATCACCAAGTCCTAAGAAATCTTCACCTGTCCCTACCAAATCTACCCCAAAGACTCCAAAAGCTGGTGATTCCTTTGTTTTTGATGGCACTCCAGTAGAAAAAGTGGAGCAGTATGATCAAAAGAAGAGACTAGTGTCTGATTCCACCAAAAGTGAGAGTCCACTTATTTCATACCAGGATGTCACTCCATCCAAAACACCATCAGGGAACAAGATAGTCAGCCCAATCATAAAAACAGACAGAGATGGGCAGTATTCCCGATCAGGGAAAGGACAAATCACTAGCACACCTAAATCTGTGAACTTTAAAGATGAGAGACCTCTTGAAATAGAAGACAGCCCTAAATCATCTAGAGGAGGTCAAAGATACTTCAGAGAGAGGAAAGATTCTGACTATGATAGTGCTGACATGATTTTAGAACCACCTAAAATGGTCAACGGAGATGTGCCTGCTCTTCATGGAAATGATAGGCACCAAAATGCACAACATTCTACACAGCATAGTGCAGAAGTGTCTGAGAAATCTGAAAGTGTGAATCATAATGGGAAAACAAGTGTCACAGTGAAAGAGGATAAGTTTGATGGAGAAAGTATGGCTTCTCCTCTACACAGACCAAATCATTTACCAAGTTTTCAGGATTTTAGTAATGAAGTCAATTCATTGGATAGGAAAGAAAAATCAGAATTCAAAAGTTCAATGACAAAAATCAAGACCAATGGATCATTAACAATGATTTCATCTCCCAGCAACACGCACAAGGAATTTAGCTTCCAAATGCGAAGAGCAAGTTCCAACTCATCCAATTCAGAAGAGGAATCGGCGAGTAATTCTGAGGACACAGGAACTATCAAACGCCGTCCAGGGCAGTTGCAAGAGTTCCAAGTGCAACGTAAAGGCCCGGGGTCATCAAGTGAGGTGAAAGACAAACTGAGTCCGGATGACCCACCCACAAACTTCCGTCCTGCGATGGGTAGCAGGAGCCCCAAACTTACCCGTAAACTAATGCATGTGGAGGACTCAAATGAGAAAGGAAATGAAAACATCACCACATATCATATTCATCGAGAAGAAGTAAATGTGAAAGTTGTGGATATTGATATTGACGTAGAGAATAAAAGTCCCATTGCTGTTCAAAAAAtgagtgaaaaacaaaattctggTCCAGTCAGCTGGCTTGAATCCCAAAGGAGAAAAGTGGAGAACGGACTTTTTAACTTTAAAGATGCAAAATTACCTCAGAATGGACTTTCAGGAAAGCATTCTAGCCCTGACTCCAGTAGTGCTACCAGTTCAACTGCAGTGGACCAGAAGACTGGAATTTACGAGAATATACCAGCAAGATCTCCAAAATCATTCCCTGGTTTCAAAGTGGAAGTGAAACAAGGAACAAAATTGCAGTCTTTCTGGGATGGAGATAATAAGACATTGGTGAATGGACTGCCTGGTTCCCGTAATTCCTCAGGTTCTGGTGGAGGAAGAAAGTCGGATGATGTGGAGAGTCTAGTGTCAAACAGCAGCGACACTGAGGTCAAAGGGTCATCAAGGGGTCATCGAAGGTCGGGGGATCCATCCAGTAGAAGGAGTTCAGGACATAgcaaa GATTCCGAGTCCTTTCAGCAGCTGGATAGACTGAAGAAGGACAAAGTGGAGCTCGTGTCCAAAATCACCTTCCTGAAGCAGCAGATAGAGGAAATAGAGAAACTGGAAAATGAAGCCATCCGAGAG CTTGAAATGGAAAAAGCTCTGTTGGATGGAGAAAAAGAGACAGAGATGGAAGAATTACAGCGTGACCAGGAGCGGATCAACATTCTAAAGGAGCGGCATAGGGAGGTGGTGGAAAGGGCAGCAAGGGAGAGGCAAAAG GCCAGATTTTGG GAGCTGCAGCAGATGGAGAAGCAGAGAGAGCTGATCCAACAGTTAGAGCAGCAGCAGCATGAGACGGAGCAGAGACTGGAGGCATGCCCCAAGGACGACGAGGAAGACATGTTAGAGCAGCATCAGCAGCAGATGGACAGCATAGAACATCAGCATAAGATATTTGATGACATGGAATTCAAACAACTGGAG TCTGAGGCCAAGTATGAAGAGGAGAAAGAGCAGATACAGAGAAAACTAATGAAAGAACAGCAAGAACTGTTAGAAAAATACAGGTCAAGGGAG AACCGTCTCGTGGAAATAGATGGCCATAAAAAGGAAATGTTTTCTGGAGTCCGGAAAGACATGCAGTCCATGGAACAGAAGAGGCAGAGATTGGTGGAGGAATTCAGGAAG GAAAAAGTAGAATTGTCAAACTTGGTGAAGAAAATCCAAGAGATTTCCAAAATGCTGGCTCTTCCTGTCAGTGATGATAATAGGGACTCGTTTTTAGCCGACTTCCAG GAAGGAAAACTCTCATCCAGGGACAGCTACACCACTGACCCCGCCCCCGCCAGTCAGGGGGAGAGGGAGGGGTCGGTCCCCCTCTCTGCCACGTCGAGTCCCACAATGTCCTGGATCTCTTCCTCCTCTGAGAAAGGTGAGCGCAAGAAATCAGCCACCATGTTGGAGATCGAGCGAAACCACTCCCTGTTCCTCGAGCTTCAAG GAGGTCATGTGATAGAACAAGAGAAGAAGCGAATCGAAGAGTTGAAACGGAGGGCAGCAGATGAGGGAAGAGCTCAGTGGGAGGAGAGGAAACTCCGAGAGGCCAACTGTAAAAGCTTCAACTCGCTCGAGTCCGAAGACAGCAGTGTCGCCAGCAGTTGTGAAACACCCTCTGAGAAAGAAACAAG CCTCAGCAGTGGGGAGGACCAGCTGGAGAAGATGTTGGAGCTGGAGAGACTCCTTGCACAGGCCCAGTCAGAGAAAATGAGGATGATAGCAGACCAG GTGAAAACTCGGGAGCATGAGATGATGGCCCTGCAAGAGGAGAGACATAAACGAGAACAACTGGAGAGAAAACTGCAAGAGGAGACCCAGCTTAGAGAGGAACTAGTCCAACAGCAGATCAAAATGCGTGAAAAACAGTCAAAACAG GCTCGTCCTTTAACAAGATACCTGCCTGTTAGAGGTAAAGAATTTGACCTTAAAAATCACATAGAGTCTGCAGGTCATCACCTTGACGACTGTCCTCATCTGGTGGTCACATCCACGAACTGTAGAGGGTGGCTTCAAAAAATGGGCAACAAATTCAAAACATGGCACAGACGTTGGTTTGTGTTCGATAGAAACAAGCGATCTCTGATTTACTACACAGACAAGAATGAAAGCAAACCCAGAGGAGGCATTTATTTCCAGGCGATAGAGGAAGTGTATGTTGACCATTTACGGACAGTCAAAAGTCCCAATCCAAAGTTAACTTTCTGTGTGAAAACTTGTGATAGAACTTATTACATGGTGGCCCCCACCCCAGAGGCCATGAGGATCTGGATTGATGTGATATTCACTGGAGCAGAAGGGTACCAGCAGTTTTTATGA